Proteins encoded by one window of Dyella humicola:
- a CDS encoding IclR family transcriptional regulator domain-containing protein codes for MASNLFEDSADYVQSLARGLQVLRAFDRQLASPSLSQVAERTGLSRAVARRLLLTFQHLGYVGSQGRSFYLTPRVLELGYSYLSSLDLTELAQQSMALLAERVGESCSMAVLDGSDIVYVLRVPVRRVMSVALGVGARLPAFATSMGRAILSGLSEAELAGWLRGQKFRNLTPFTLRTATALKAEIKRVRERGYAVASRELEVGLFSIAVPIHAGDGRIVAALNVGMPYSEDALARAVKLILPALQDAQRSIEHTIQRGGWQPHMAMQGVYD; via the coding sequence ATGGCATCGAACCTCTTCGAAGACAGTGCGGACTACGTGCAATCGTTGGCGCGCGGACTTCAGGTCCTGCGCGCCTTTGATCGCCAACTGGCCAGTCCCAGCCTTTCGCAGGTCGCCGAACGCACTGGCCTGTCGCGTGCGGTGGCGCGTCGTCTGCTGCTGACCTTTCAGCATCTGGGTTACGTCGGCAGCCAGGGCCGCAGCTTCTATCTCACGCCTCGCGTGCTGGAACTTGGCTACAGCTACCTCAGCTCGCTGGATTTGACCGAACTGGCGCAGCAGAGCATGGCCTTGCTGGCGGAGCGTGTTGGCGAGTCCTGTTCGATGGCCGTGCTGGATGGCAGCGACATCGTCTATGTGCTGCGCGTGCCGGTGCGCCGCGTGATGAGTGTGGCGCTTGGCGTTGGCGCGCGCCTGCCGGCGTTCGCTACCTCGATGGGGCGCGCCATTCTGTCCGGCCTCTCCGAGGCCGAGCTGGCCGGCTGGCTGCGCGGCCAGAAATTCCGCAACCTCACGCCGTTTACGCTACGCACGGCAACGGCACTCAAGGCTGAGATAAAGCGCGTTCGTGAGCGGGGTTATGCGGTCGCATCGCGCGAGCTCGAAGTCGGTCTGTTTTCGATCGCCGTGCCGATCCACGCGGGCGACGGCCGCATCGTTGCGGCATTGAACGTCGGCATGCCCTATAGCGAGGACGCGCTGGCGCGTGCAGTGAAACTGATCTTGCCGGCGCTGCAGGATGCGCAACGTTCGATCGAGCACACGATCCAGCGTGGTGGCTGGCAACCACACATGGCGATGCAAGGAGTCTATGACTAG
- a CDS encoding aspartate aminotransferase family protein, translating into MSSLAECSNLGHQHPAVIEAIRRQAEQLCFVTSAWGAEPRAALAQALLEKADFEGGRVFFTLAGADANENAVKFARQASGKPRGHIITRDRSYHGASYACMALSGDARTRDQVDPQALGVLHVPPPYAYQGAFGSHDATICGERAVVAISETIDRLGVDTIAAVLMEPNAGTNGIVAPDNYWPNLRQATRSRGVYLIADEVMSGFGRCGEWFAWQRYGDIGKPDLMTLAKGLTGAHLPLGAVVLSAEIAARLQHDMLYTGLTYCGHPLSCAAGLAALQAYENEDLIVRSRTLGARMFAELKTMQGRHAVIGDVRGGHGLFAVIELVADRVTREPLAPWPAMPAALNALVEAAMAEGVSFACRGNLILLAPPLVIDEHALADALAQLDRLLARFFPAPS; encoded by the coding sequence ATGAGCAGCCTGGCCGAATGCAGCAATCTCGGCCACCAGCATCCTGCCGTGATCGAGGCGATCCGCCGCCAGGCCGAACAACTGTGCTTCGTCACTTCGGCATGGGGTGCCGAGCCGCGCGCCGCCCTGGCGCAAGCCCTGCTGGAGAAAGCCGACTTCGAAGGCGGCCGGGTGTTCTTCACCCTGGCCGGGGCGGACGCCAACGAGAACGCGGTGAAGTTTGCGCGCCAGGCCAGCGGCAAGCCACGCGGCCACATCATCACGCGCGACCGCTCCTACCATGGCGCCAGCTACGCCTGCATGGCCCTGTCGGGCGATGCGCGCACGCGTGACCAGGTCGATCCGCAAGCGCTCGGTGTGCTCCACGTGCCACCGCCGTATGCCTATCAAGGTGCCTTCGGCAGCCATGACGCGACGATCTGCGGCGAGCGTGCGGTGGTGGCGATATCCGAGACCATCGATCGTCTCGGCGTGGACACTATCGCTGCCGTACTGATGGAGCCCAACGCCGGTACCAATGGCATCGTTGCACCGGACAACTATTGGCCGAACCTGCGCCAGGCGACCCGTTCGCGCGGGGTCTACCTGATTGCCGATGAAGTGATGAGCGGCTTCGGCCGCTGCGGCGAATGGTTTGCCTGGCAACGCTATGGCGATATCGGCAAGCCGGATCTGATGACGCTGGCGAAAGGCCTCACCGGCGCCCATCTACCGCTCGGTGCCGTCGTACTGTCGGCCGAGATCGCCGCGCGGCTGCAGCACGACATGCTTTATACCGGCCTCACCTATTGCGGACACCCCTTGTCCTGCGCCGCCGGCCTTGCGGCGCTGCAAGCTTACGAGAACGAAGACCTGATCGTCCGCTCGCGCACGCTTGGCGCGCGGATGTTCGCCGAGTTGAAGACCATGCAGGGTCGCCATGCGGTCATCGGCGATGTCCGCGGCGGGCATGGCCTGTTCGCCGTGATCGAGCTGGTCGCCGATCGCGTCACCCGCGAGCCACTCGCACCGTGGCCGGCCATGCCGGCCGCGCTCAACGCGCTGGTCGAAGCGGCGATGGCCGAGGGCGTGTCGTTCGCATGCCGCGGCAACCTGATCCTGCTGGCGCCGCCACTGGTCATCGACGAGCACGCCCTGGCCGATGCGCTGGCCCAGCTCGATCGCCTGCTGGCGCGCTTCTTTCCTGCACCATCCTGA
- a CDS encoding aldehyde dehydrogenase family protein, with protein MSFRLTYATMYNPPEAMHERFDAAMLRVEADLGGRHPLFVNGADCYTAEYADRRAPFDSDLRLGEFALASPVDADEAMAAAQAAFPAWRATPVAERARLVRRAGDLMEQRVYEIAAALTLEVGKNRMEALGETQETVDFFHHYASDFESHAGYVNPLPDDPIEGIASHNASVMRPYGVWVVIAPFNFPLALAGGPTAAALVTGNTVVLKGASDTPWAGRLLADCIRDAGLPPGVFNYLSGSGRDIGEALVQHPHTAGITFTGSVPVGRQLMQQMVSGAYPRPCIAEMGGKNPCIVTARADLDRAAAGIARSAYGMTGQKCSALSRVYVHESIADALIERLQAQIAAIRIGDPRRREHWLGPVVNASAYTNYLRYADDLRASGARLISGGAQLGTASDGDPALARGYYVEPLLAEAPLAHPLWRQEMFLPILMLHRYGDRDEAMRLANDTPMGLTAGFFGGEDEVAWFHDHIEAGVTYANRPQGATTGAWPGYQPFGGWKGSGSTGKAIASFYYLAQYLREQSRTVVE; from the coding sequence ATGAGTTTTCGTCTCACCTACGCCACCATGTACAACCCGCCGGAGGCGATGCACGAGCGCTTCGATGCCGCCATGCTTCGGGTCGAGGCTGACCTGGGTGGCCGCCATCCTTTGTTCGTCAATGGCGCCGACTGCTACACCGCGGAATACGCCGATCGCCGCGCACCGTTCGACAGCGATCTGCGGCTTGGTGAATTCGCCCTGGCCTCGCCGGTCGACGCCGACGAAGCCATGGCGGCCGCGCAGGCGGCATTTCCCGCCTGGCGCGCAACACCGGTGGCCGAGCGCGCGCGGCTGGTGCGACGTGCCGGCGACTTGATGGAACAGCGGGTCTATGAGATTGCCGCCGCGCTCACCCTCGAAGTCGGCAAGAACCGCATGGAGGCGCTGGGCGAGACACAGGAGACGGTCGACTTCTTCCATCACTACGCCAGCGATTTCGAAAGCCATGCCGGTTACGTGAATCCGCTTCCGGACGACCCCATCGAGGGCATCGCTTCCCACAATGCCAGTGTGATGCGGCCCTATGGCGTGTGGGTGGTGATCGCACCGTTCAACTTCCCGCTCGCACTGGCAGGCGGCCCCACCGCCGCCGCCCTGGTCACCGGCAATACGGTGGTACTCAAGGGCGCAAGCGATACGCCATGGGCCGGCCGCCTGCTGGCCGATTGCATCCGCGACGCGGGCCTGCCGCCCGGCGTGTTCAATTACCTGTCCGGCTCGGGGCGCGACATTGGCGAAGCCCTGGTGCAGCATCCGCACACGGCGGGCATCACCTTTACCGGCTCGGTCCCGGTGGGCCGGCAGCTCATGCAACAGATGGTGAGCGGGGCGTATCCGCGCCCATGCATCGCCGAGATGGGCGGCAAGAACCCCTGCATCGTCACCGCCCGCGCCGACCTCGATCGCGCGGCCGCCGGCATTGCGCGATCCGCGTACGGCATGACCGGGCAAAAGTGTTCTGCACTGTCGCGAGTGTACGTGCATGAGAGCATCGCCGACGCGCTGATCGAACGCCTGCAAGCACAGATCGCCGCCATCCGCATCGGTGATCCGCGCCGGCGCGAACATTGGCTGGGACCGGTCGTCAATGCTTCCGCCTACACCAACTACCTGCGCTACGCCGACGATCTGCGGGCCTCGGGCGCGCGTCTGATCAGTGGTGGTGCCCAGCTTGGCACGGCCAGCGATGGCGACCCGGCGCTCGCTCGCGGCTACTACGTCGAGCCCCTGCTGGCCGAGGCACCGCTGGCACATCCCTTGTGGCGACAGGAGATGTTCCTGCCGATCCTGATGCTTCACCGCTATGGCGATCGCGACGAGGCGATGCGACTGGCGAACGATACGCCGATGGGACTCACCGCGGGCTTCTTCGGTGGCGAGGATGAGGTGGCCTGGTTCCATGATCACATCGAGGCCGGCGTGACCTACGCCAATCGCCCGCAGGGCGCCACTACCGGGGCATGGCCTGGCTACCAGCCATTCGGAGGCTGGAAAGGTTCGGGCTCCACCGGCAAGGCCATCGCCTCGTTCTATTACCTCGCGCAATACCTGCGCGAGCAGTCGCGCACGGTGGTGGAGTGA
- a CDS encoding CoA transferase subunit A, producing MFFSLADAIHDYITDGASVALEGFTHLIPFAAGHEIIRQRKRRLHLIRMTPDLVYDQMIGMGCARKLTFSWGGNPGVGSLHRLRDAVEHQWPNPLELDEHSHAGMAAAFCAGAARLPFGTLRGYVGTDLPARNPNIRSITCPFTGESLAAVPAINPDVTILHAQRADREGNVAIEGILGAAREAALAAHTLIVTVEELVDELPPAMNAIVLPHWIVTAVVHCPGGAYPSYAQGHYTRDNSFYQRWDTVARERDDFLAWMDQHVLRTNDHRAFLDGLSRAEG from the coding sequence ATGTTCTTCTCCTTAGCCGATGCGATCCACGACTACATCACCGATGGCGCCAGCGTGGCCCTGGAAGGCTTCACGCATCTGATCCCCTTTGCCGCCGGCCACGAGATCATTCGCCAGCGCAAACGCCGGCTGCACCTGATTCGCATGACACCGGACCTGGTCTACGACCAGATGATCGGCATGGGCTGCGCACGCAAGCTCACCTTCTCGTGGGGCGGCAATCCCGGCGTGGGCTCGCTGCATCGCCTGCGCGATGCCGTGGAACACCAGTGGCCAAACCCGCTGGAACTGGACGAGCACAGCCACGCAGGCATGGCCGCCGCCTTCTGCGCAGGTGCGGCGCGCCTGCCTTTCGGCACGCTGCGAGGCTATGTCGGCACCGACCTGCCGGCACGCAACCCGAATATCCGCAGCATCACCTGCCCCTTCACCGGCGAATCACTGGCGGCCGTACCGGCGATCAATCCGGACGTCACCATCCTGCACGCGCAGCGCGCCGACCGCGAAGGCAATGTCGCCATCGAGGGCATTCTCGGCGCGGCACGTGAAGCAGCGTTGGCGGCCCATACGCTGATCGTGACTGTCGAGGAGCTCGTCGATGAGCTTCCTCCGGCGATGAATGCCATCGTGTTGCCGCACTGGATCGTCACGGCGGTCGTGCATTGCCCGGGCGGCGCGTACCCGTCCTATGCGCAGGGGCACTACACCCGCGACAACAGCTTCTACCAACGCTGGGACACGGTCGCGCGCGAACGCGACGACTTCCTCGCCTGGATGGACCAGCACGTGCTTCGCACGAATGATCACCGGGCGTTTCTCGACGGCCTCAGCCGGGCGGAAGGATGA
- a CDS encoding CoA-transferase subunit beta, translating into MSGCSRNEWMTIAAARLLRDKSVCFVGIGLPSAACNLARLTHAPSLVLIYESGTIGTRPRVLPLSIGDGELAETAAYVVPLPEVFSYYLQAGRVDVGFLGAAQIDRYGNLNSTVIGPYDKPTTRLPGAGGAPEIAWHAKQVFVMAKATKRSFVERLDFCTSAGYLEGHGARARSGAPGGGPRAVITDFGMLAPHPQTDELQLIALFADASVEEARAAVGWPLALADEIDTIAPPTAHELDTLRALFAHTREAHSRPVHLPLPPEGLP; encoded by the coding sequence ATGAGCGGATGTTCGCGCAATGAATGGATGACCATCGCCGCCGCACGCCTGCTGCGCGACAAGAGCGTGTGCTTCGTCGGTATCGGCCTGCCGAGTGCTGCCTGTAACCTTGCCCGCCTTACGCACGCGCCAAGCCTCGTGCTGATCTATGAATCAGGCACCATCGGCACGCGGCCGCGTGTATTGCCGCTGTCCATCGGCGACGGCGAACTGGCCGAGACGGCAGCCTACGTGGTGCCGCTGCCGGAAGTCTTCAGCTATTACCTTCAGGCCGGGCGCGTCGACGTCGGTTTCCTCGGCGCAGCGCAGATCGATCGCTACGGCAACCTCAACAGCACCGTGATCGGCCCCTACGATAAGCCGACGACACGCCTGCCAGGCGCCGGTGGCGCGCCTGAAATTGCCTGGCACGCCAAGCAGGTCTTCGTGATGGCCAAGGCAACGAAGCGCAGCTTTGTCGAGCGCCTGGACTTCTGCACCAGCGCGGGCTACCTCGAGGGTCACGGCGCGCGCGCACGCAGCGGTGCGCCTGGTGGCGGACCGCGCGCGGTCATCACCGATTTCGGCATGCTGGCGCCGCATCCGCAAACCGACGAGCTGCAACTGATCGCGCTGTTCGCCGATGCCAGCGTCGAAGAAGCGCGCGCCGCGGTGGGCTGGCCGCTCGCGCTGGCCGACGAAATCGACACGATCGCCCCACCCACGGCGCATGAACTCGACACGTTGCGTGCGCTCTTTGCCCACACTCGTGAAGCGCATTCCCGCCCTGTCCACCTGCCGCTACCACCCGAAGGACTGCCGTGA
- a CDS encoding acetyl ornithine aminotransferase family protein, which yields MNTSPPNPNHIRTALPGPNARAMLARDAEVISPSYPRDYPFVMSHGRGTEVWDVDGNRFLDFAAGIAVCATGHAHPQVVAAVKAAADRFLHISSDYWHEEMTGLGERLARVNPMTTLTGEPAMSFLCQSGTEAVEGALKLARYVTRRPRYLGFLGGFHGRTMGSLSFTSSKYTQQLGFAPTMPGVTHVPFPNPYRPLFAGADQGKAALDYIRMLFERSVPAAEVAAILVEPIQGEGGYLVPPDGFLAGLRALCDQHGILLIFDEVQSGVGRSGKMFACEHWGVAPDIMTLAKGLGSGLPIGAVVAKKSLMSQWKRGAHGNTYGGNPLACAAANATLDLVADGFAENAAGVGEHFMTRLRELARDYPCIGEVRGKGLMIGMELVENDAERSPARALCDDVVTRAFHNGLLLLSCGTSTVRFMPPLNVSTGEVDEAILLLRASLDQALKGH from the coding sequence GTGAACACCAGCCCTCCCAACCCGAATCACATCCGGACCGCCCTGCCCGGTCCGAACGCGCGCGCCATGCTCGCCCGTGACGCCGAGGTGATCTCTCCTTCGTATCCACGCGACTACCCCTTCGTGATGTCGCATGGCCGTGGCACCGAAGTGTGGGACGTCGACGGCAATCGCTTTCTCGATTTCGCGGCTGGCATCGCGGTGTGCGCCACCGGTCATGCGCACCCGCAAGTGGTAGCGGCGGTGAAGGCGGCGGCCGATCGGTTCCTGCACATCTCCAGCGACTACTGGCATGAAGAGATGACGGGTCTCGGCGAGCGACTCGCGCGCGTGAACCCCATGACCACGCTCACTGGTGAGCCGGCGATGAGCTTCCTGTGTCAGTCCGGCACCGAGGCGGTCGAAGGTGCGCTGAAGCTGGCGCGCTACGTCACGCGGCGGCCACGTTATCTCGGTTTCCTGGGCGGATTCCATGGCCGCACCATGGGCTCGCTGTCGTTCACCTCGAGCAAGTACACACAGCAGCTCGGCTTCGCGCCGACCATGCCCGGCGTGACCCACGTGCCGTTTCCGAACCCGTACCGGCCACTGTTCGCCGGCGCCGACCAGGGCAAGGCCGCGCTCGATTACATCCGCATGTTGTTCGAGCGCAGCGTACCCGCCGCCGAGGTCGCGGCGATCCTGGTCGAACCGATCCAGGGCGAAGGCGGTTATCTCGTGCCGCCGGACGGTTTCCTCGCCGGGCTGCGCGCCCTGTGCGACCAGCACGGCATCCTGTTGATCTTCGACGAAGTGCAGTCCGGCGTTGGCCGCAGCGGAAAAATGTTCGCCTGCGAGCACTGGGGCGTCGCCCCCGACATCATGACGCTGGCCAAGGGGCTAGGTTCGGGCCTGCCGATCGGCGCGGTGGTGGCAAAGAAATCGCTGATGTCGCAGTGGAAGCGCGGCGCGCACGGCAACACCTACGGCGGCAACCCGCTGGCCTGCGCCGCTGCCAATGCCACGCTCGACCTCGTCGCCGACGGATTTGCCGAGAACGCCGCCGGCGTCGGCGAACATTTCATGACACGCCTGCGGGAGCTTGCACGCGACTATCCCTGTATCGGCGAAGTGCGCGGCAAGGGTCTGATGATCGGCATGGAGCTGGTGGAGAACGACGCGGAGCGCAGCCCTGCCCGCGCGCTCTGTGACGACGTGGTCACCCGCGCCTTCCACAACGGCCTGCTCCTGCTTTCCTGCGGCACCAGCACGGTGCGCTTCATGCCGCCTTTGAACGTCAGTACCGGCGAGGTGGACGAGGCGATCCTGCTGTTGCGCGCAAGCCTCGACCAGGCACTCAAGGGGCACTGA